In Cryptomeria japonica chromosome 10, Sugi_1.0, whole genome shotgun sequence, a genomic segment contains:
- the LOC131076042 gene encoding G-type lectin S-receptor-like serine/threonine-protein kinase At2g19130, protein MFRDTLRLGASLAGNQILKSKNGTFALGFFGPRGTNNGYVGIWYAAVSQKALVWVANRENPVRNMPGILKFSRDGNLRLFDRKGRSVWSTDIGLKGSRAVLRDYGNFIVPDAHNKSAIVWESFAHPTDTLLPGMKMWKVMKLTSWKSSVDPAPGLFSFGMDVSPGKTQTMMFYNNSISYRSSGESTANYFIKVPELEGQKKFEVSCVKLSSSRIYINFSINPIDHTLTGRLFLNKNGELQLYFWMDDHRWSLRWSTHRGQCSEYEICGAYGLCNANDVCSCVQGFTPKHPSQSWWSSGCARRRPLQCSVTGGTTDGFLEAKNQSLSEKEAVLYNDEATQPGCRTACLNNCSCTGFAFLISDPPVCRLWFGDLFGMRVSSEGQSVFIRLAASELGHSTSERRIKAPALSILVSVAAAFAAVSALLLAAFTMWKHRRLWRTEMEEEVPISLKKFSYKELRIATKNFKHKLGSGAFGSVFKGTLPDNTAIAVKRLEGSTQAAEKQFRAEIVTTGRIQHVNLIRLWGFCVERSKRLLVYAYMPNGSLNSFLFSKPEDAEKVLDWKTRFQIALGTARGLRYLHEECRDRIIHCDIKPENILLDSDFSPRVADFGLAKLVGRDFSRVLTTMRRTPGYLAPEWISGLPITPKVDVYSFGMTLLEIISGRRNLDLKVEESRFYFPLWASSQIQKENIIDLVDARIASEADMKEVRRAAVVAGLCIQDDENERLSMSEVVKILECTVEVPASQISRTLEVLVDQNEDGDSDSCGQYLSISSGSIPAKQ, encoded by the coding sequence ATGTTTCGAGATACGCTTCGATTGGGGGCTTCGCTCGCTGGAAATCAGATCCTAAAGTCAAAAAATGGCACGTTTGCATTGGGATTTTTTGGTCCCAGAGGAACCAATAATGGATATGTTGGCATCTGGTATGCAGCAGTCTCACAAAAGGCCCTAGTTTGGGTGGCTAACAGAGAAAATCCTGTGAGAAATATGCCCGGCATTCTTAAATTTTCCAGAGACGGTAATCTCAGATTGTTTGATAGAAAAGGCCGGTCAGTTTGGTCGACTGATATTGGCCTGAAAGGATCACGAGCCGTATTAAGGGACTATGGTAATTTCATTGTGCCGGACGCCCACAACAAGTCTGCGATTGTTTGGGAGAGTTTCGCGCATCCGACAGATACATTGTTGCCTGGCATGAAGATGTGGAAAGTCATGAAGCTTACTTCTTGGAAGAGTTCTGTGGATCCTGCACCTGGGCTCTTCTCTTTCGGAATGGACGTGTCTCCAGGAAAGACGCAGACGATGATGTTCTATAACAACAGCATTTCATACAGATCTAGCGGAGAATCCACTGCCAATTATTTTATTAAGGTTCCTGAATTGGAAGGTCAGAAGAAGTTTGAAGTGTCCTGTGTGAAGCTTTCTTCTTCAAGAATATACATTAATTTTAGCATAAACCCGATAGATCATACTCTCACGGGGCGGTTATTCTTAAATAAGAACGGCGAATTACAACTCTACTTCTGGATGGATGATCATAGATGGAGTCTGAGGTGGTCGACACACCGAGGTCAATGCAGCGAATATGAAATCTGCGGGGCATATGGATTGTGCAATGCGAATGATGTGTGCAGTTGTGTGCAGGGCTTCACACCCAAGCACCCATCTCAAAGCTGGTGGTCAAGCGGGTGTGCTCGGCGAAGACCCCTCCAATGTTCTGTCACAGGAGGTACAACGGATGGCTTTTTGGAAGCCAAGAACCAATCCTTGTCCGAAAAAGAAGCTGTCTTATATAACGACGAGGCAACACAGCCAGGCTGCCGGACTGCTTGTCTCAACAATTGCTCCTGCACAGGGTTCGCTTTCCTTATTTCTGATCCACCCGTCTGTAGACTGTGGTTTGGGGATTTATTCGGAATGCGCGTTTCATCCGAGGGCCAATCCGTCTTCATTAGGCTCGCTGCTTCTGAGTTGGGGCACTCGACATCAGAGCGAAGGATTAAAGCCCCTGCACTAAGTATTTTAGTGTCTGTAGCCGCAGCTTTTGCTGCTGTTTCAGCTCTCCTGTTGGCCGCATTTACTATGTGGAAACATCGGAGATTGTGGAGGACAGAAATGGAAGAGGAGGTGCCGATATCGCTCAAAAAGTTCAGTTACAAAGAGCTGCGAATTGCAACTAAGAATTTCAAGCATAAGCTGGGTAGCGGAGCATTCGGCTCAGTGTTCAAAGGAACTCTGCCGGACAACACGGCCATTGCAGTTAAGAGATTAGAGGGTTCCACACAAGCAGCTGAAAAACAATTCCGTGCGGAAATAGTGACCACTGGCAGAATACAGCATGTGAATTTGATCAGGTTGTGGGGATTCTGCGTAGAACGTTCAAAAAGGTTACTGGTGTATGCCTACATGCCCAACGGCTCTCtaaattccttcctcttctctaaGCCGGAAGACGCAGAGAAGGTGTTGGACTGGAAGACGCGGTTTCAGATCGCACTGGGAACTGCACGAGGATTACGTTATCTCCATGAGGAATGCAGGGATCGCATTATTCACTGCGATATCAAGCCTGAAAACATTCTCCTCGACAGTGACTTCAGCCCAAGGGTGGCAGATTTTGGGCTAGCAAAGCTGGTGGGTAGAGATTTCAGCCGCGTGCTGACAACCATGAGACGAACTCCCGGGTACTTGGCTCCAGAGTGGATCTCCGGACTCCCTATCACTCCCAAGGTGGACGTTTACAGTTTTGGTATGACGTTGCTGGAAATTATATCTGGTCGTAGAAATCTGGACTTGAAGGTTGAGGAGAGCAGATTCTACTTTCCTTTGTGGGCTTCATCTCAAATTCAGAAGGAAAACATAATAGACCTTGTAGATGCAAGGATAGCAAGTGAAGCAGATATGAAAGAGGTGAGAAGAGCCGCTGTGGTGGCTGGGCTGTGCATTCAAGACGATGAGAATGAGAGGCTGAGCATGAGTGAAGTGGTGAAGATCTTGGAATGCACGGTGGAGGTTCCAGCGTCGCAAATTTCGAGGACTCTAGAGGTGCTAGTAGATCAGAACGAGGACGGCGACAGCGATAGCTGCGGTCAATACCTTTCCATATCAAGTGGTTCCATACCCGCAAAACAGTAG